A genomic window from Anolis carolinensis isolate JA03-04 unplaced genomic scaffold, rAnoCar3.1.pri scaffold_13, whole genome shotgun sequence includes:
- the mlst8 gene encoding target of rapamycin complex subunit LST8 isoform X2, producing MYDLNSNNPNPVINYDGVSKNITSVGFHEDGRWMYTGGEDCMARIWDLRSRNLQCQRIFQVNAPINCVCLHPNQAELIVGDQSGAIHIWDLKTDHNEQLIPEPEVSVNSVHIDPDASYMAAVNSSGNCYVWNLTGGIGDEVTQLIPKTKIPAHNRYALQCKFSPDSTLLATCSADQTCKIWRTSNFSLMTELSIKSNNPGETSRGWMWDCAFSGDSQYIVTASSDNLARLWCVETGEIKREYSGHQKAVVCLAFNDSVLG from the exons ATGTATGACTTGAATTCTAACAACCCGAACCCTGTTATCAACTATGATGGAGTGAGCAAGAACATCACCTCGGTGGGCTTCCACGAAGACGGGCGCTGGATGTACACTGGGGGAGAGGACTGCATGGCCCGCATCTGGGACCTCCG GTCACGCAACCTGCAGTGCCAGCGCATCTTCCAAGTGAACGCGCCCATCAACTGTGTTTGCCTGCATCCCAATCAG GCAGAGCTCATTGTCGGGGACCAGAGCGGGGCCATCCACATCTGGGACCTGAAGACAGACCACAATGAGCAGCTCATCCCAGAACCCGAGGTCTCCGTCAACTCTGTCCACATCGATCCCGACGCCAGCTACATGGCCGCTGTCAATAGTTCG GGCAACTGTTATGTGTGGAACCTGACTGGTGGCATTGGAGATGAGGTGACGCAGCTCATCCCCAAAACCAAGATCCCTGCCCACAACCGCTATGCTCTCCAGTGCAAATTCAGCCCAGACTCCAC GCTTCTGGCTACTTGTTCTGCCGACCAAACCTGCAAGATTTGGAGAACCTCCAACTTCTCCCTCATGACAGAGCTGAGCATCAAGAGCAACAACCCTGGGGAAACTTCCCGAGGATGGATGTGGGACTGCGCCTTCTCGGGGGACTCCCAGTACATTGTCACAG CTTCCTCAGATAATCTAGCCCGGCTCTGGTGCGTGGAGACGGGAGAGATCAAAAGGGAGTACAGCGGGCACCAGAAGGCCGTCGTCTGCCTCGCTTTCAACGACAGTGTCTTGGGCTGA